From the genome of Nicotiana sylvestris chromosome 2, ASM39365v2, whole genome shotgun sequence, one region includes:
- the LOC138883021 gene encoding uncharacterized protein, with protein sequence MGDTSARKELEETSQNAAITKETAAHLEQTLLRFQEELDQARNLACLSITLAAPDINTQNPAPLQNIPQPPMQPTHNTPLHVPEPQNTTKDHNTPIFVDTMPYYSQPIASAIKSDDKSSLIQNLAVEIKKLTSRVQGFEGNKGVEGLNYKDLCVQPDVELPEGYKPPKFELFDGTGDPRVHLRMYCDKLVGVGRDEKIRMKLFMRNLKGDALSWYISQDAKKWTSWVKMESDFMDRFRFNTENAPDVFYIQNLKKKPTETFREYATRWRSEDAKVRPALEEEQMNKFFIRAQDPQYYESLMLIEGQKFFDIIKLGERIEEGIKNGMVTNLEALQATNKALQSGGSSKKKDVNSVMAAQRNNSPMKYQTYPSAPLTYQPTLNYQAPSPTYQIPPPAYQSPPPPTYQPTSPRYYQPAPVYQAYNSQPSHYPSPPTHQNFPRSRPNIDRKPPRQYTTIAEPIDQLYEKLKATGYVTPIPAVTPETPSQWINPNKTCAYHFGMKGHTINECHSLKDKIQNLIDNKTIIAKEPAPNVRNNPLPDHKGGGIHMIEIEDDWDPKGSIGLIVEGDEPKKPTVTLNPIVVQIQPSEGDVVNVSVPLEFEAPPAKAPKPIEVEFGVPKAPTPFEVTMLPPKAPIPISMIDVTPFKTNAIPWDYTAEARRKGKTYTREAIFAQGMTRTGRVYTSEHLAESSKQASGWVVETGPDDLWRKVQAKEYSAVEQLNKTPTQISILALLQSSEAHKNALMKILSEAYVPSNITGGEIANMVGQVLESHKITFHEDELPPEGLGHNKALHITAQCKDHFITRILVDGGSSLNICPLVTLRTLGKGLHEIKDGAISVKAFDGSQRSTIGEISLCLQMGPT encoded by the coding sequence atgggagATACAAGCGCTAGAAAGGAACTTGAAGAAACTTCTCAGAATGCTGCAATCACCAAAGAGACTGCTGCTCATCTGGAGCAAACTTTGCTAAGATTCCAAGAGGAATTGGACCAAGCTAGAAACCTGGCATGCCTGTCAATCACTCTTGCCGCTCCCGATATTAACACCCAAAACCCCGCACCACTGCAAAACATCCCACAACCTCCAATGCAACCCACTCATAACACTCCACTGCACGTTCCTGAACCACAAAACACCACAAAAGACCATAACACTCCAATCTTTGTGGACACTATGCCGTATTATAGTCAGCCAATCGCTAGTGCAATCAAGTCAGATGACAAGAGCTCCCTCATTCAGAATTTGGCCGTTGAgatcaagaagttgactagccgggtCCAAGGTTTCGAAGGTAACAAAGGTGTTGAAGGGTTGAATTACAAAGATCTCTgtgttcagccagatgttgagctcccggaggggtacaaacctcccaagtttgaactATTCGATGGCACAGGTGACCCCAGGGTCCACTTGAGAATgtattgtgacaagttggtaggagtcggaagggacgagaagatccgcatgaagctgttcatgaggaatttgaagggtgatgctttatcctggtataTTAGCCAAGATGCGAAGAAATGGACTAGTTGGGTGAAAATGGAGTCTGACTTTATGGATCGATTTAGGTTCAACactgagaatgcaccagatgtgttctatatccagaatctcaagaagaagcccacagagacctttcgcgagtatgctactcgttggaggtcagaagatgctaaggtcagaccagccttggaggaagaacaaatgaacaagttcttcatcCGTGCTCAGGATCCGCAGTACTACGAGAGTCTGATGCTAATAGAGGGCCAAAAGTTCTTcgacatcatcaagttgggagaaagaatcgaagaaggcatcaaaaatggtatggtcactaacctcgaggcattgcaagctaccaacaaggctttacagtctggtggctcgTCAAAGAAAAAGGATGTGAATTCTGTAATGGCTGCGCAAAGGAACAACTCCCCTATGAAGTACCAAACCTATCCCTcagctccactcacatatcaacctaccctaaattaccaagcaccatcacccacttaccaaattccaccacctgcttaccaatcacctccaccacctacgtatcaacccacttcacccagatattacCAACCCGCACCCGTATACCAAGCATATAACTCTCAACCTTCTCACTACCCATCACCTCCTACCCACCAAAACTTTCCTCGATCTAGACCAAACATCGACCGCAAACCTCCTAGACAATATACCACCATAGCCGAGCCAATTGACCAATTATATGAAAAACTCAAGGCAACTGGTTACGTTACCCCTATCCCAGCCGTAACTCCAGAAACCCCTTCCCAGTGGATCAACCCAAACAAGACTTGCGCATACCATTTCGGGATGAAAGGCCATACCATCAACGAGTGTCActcgttgaaagacaagattcagaatctgattgacaacaagaccatcatagcaaaggagcccgctcctaatgtccgcaacaatcctctgcctgaccacaagggtggaggaaTCCatatgatcgagatcgaagatgattgggaccccaaggggtcaATCGGTTTGATAGTTGAAGGAGACGAGCCTAAGAAGCCAACAGTTACTCTCAATCCCATTGTTGTCCAGATTCAGCCCTCTGAGGGCGATGTGGTAAATGTGTCCGTACCACTCGAGTTTGAAGCACCTCCTGCAAAGGCGCCaaaaccaattgaggttgagttcggGGTTCCAAAGGCGCCTACACCGTTTGAAGTTACTATGTTACCTCCCAAGGCACCAATTCCAATCTCCATGATAGACGTAACCCCGTTCAAGACAAATgctataccttgggattacaccgcTGAGGCTAGAAGGAAAGGAAAGACATATACCAGGGAAGCAATTTTCGCACAGGGCATGACTAGGACAGGTAGGGTATACACCTCGGAGCACTTGGCTGAGTCCAGCAAGCAAGCCTCTGGGTGGGTTGTTGAAACCGGAcccgatgacctttggaggaaggtACAGGCCAAAGAGTACTCAGCCGTCGAGCAACTGAACAAAACGCCAACACAGATTTCTATTTTGGCTCTTCTACAAAGCTCTGAGGCACATAAAAATGCCTTAATGAAAAtactgagtgaagcttatgttcccAGCAACATAACAGGAGGCGAAATAGCAAACATGGTGGGGCAGgtactggaaagccataagatcaccttccatGAAGATGAATTACCGCCAGAAGGGCTTggtcacaacaaagcgttgcacatcactgCACAATGCAAGGATCACTTTATCACCAGGATTCTAGTCGACGGgggatccagcctcaacatttgtccgttggtaactctcaggacattgggtaagggattgcacgagatcaaagacgGGGCTATCAGTGTCAAAGCTTTTGATggatctcagaggtccaccattggagaaattagcttatgcctgcagatgggacccACCTGA